One Clavibacter zhangzhiyongii genomic region harbors:
- a CDS encoding sortase encodes MDGLAAASLIIEFLTWIALVPGIALYVTGVSVRVLGRRWTATEGLVADGPADADGSSARVLRWFDGDGEVHEAAADSPETRDLAAGSDVRVWFSPRAPWRVRTHAPELDGRALRVTGLVLIGIGAASAVAGIALLFLE; translated from the coding sequence ATGGACGGTCTCGCCGCGGCGTCGCTCATCATCGAGTTCCTCACCTGGATCGCGCTCGTCCCGGGCATCGCGCTCTACGTCACCGGCGTGTCGGTGCGCGTGCTCGGGCGCCGCTGGACCGCGACCGAGGGCCTCGTCGCCGACGGCCCGGCCGACGCCGACGGGTCGAGCGCCCGCGTGCTCCGCTGGTTCGACGGCGACGGCGAGGTGCACGAGGCGGCGGCGGACTCCCCCGAGACCCGCGACCTCGCCGCCGGATCCGACGTGCGCGTCTGGTTCTCGCCCCGCGCCCCGTGGCGGGTCCGCACCCACGCCCCCGAGCTCGACGGGCGAGCGCTCCGCGTGACCGGGCTCGTGCTCATCGGCATCGGCGCGGCCTCGGCCGTCGCGGGCATCGCGCTCCTCTTCCTCGAGTAG
- a CDS encoding MBL fold metallo-hydrolase, with protein MRLTKLEHAALVLEMSGRKLFIDPGSFTTPITEAMNADAIVITHEHPDHWTPEQLKRILDKNEGVPIYAPEGVAAAAADFDVTVVHAGETVEVGPFTLRFFGGAHAVIHESIPVVDNLGVLVNDALYYAGDSFVVPEGVDVDVLAAPAGAPWMKISESIDYVLAVAPRRAFPTHEMVLSTAGKTMSNGRLQWATEQGGGEFHALEPGDSLDL; from the coding sequence ATGCGATTGACGAAGCTCGAGCACGCCGCCCTCGTCCTGGAGATGTCGGGGCGCAAGCTCTTCATCGACCCGGGCTCCTTCACCACCCCCATCACCGAGGCGATGAACGCCGACGCGATCGTCATCACGCACGAGCACCCCGACCACTGGACCCCCGAGCAGCTGAAGCGCATCCTCGACAAGAACGAGGGCGTGCCCATCTACGCGCCCGAGGGCGTCGCCGCCGCGGCCGCCGACTTCGACGTGACGGTCGTGCACGCGGGCGAGACCGTCGAGGTCGGGCCCTTCACCCTGCGCTTCTTCGGCGGCGCCCACGCGGTCATCCACGAGTCGATCCCCGTCGTCGACAACCTCGGCGTGCTCGTGAACGACGCGCTCTACTACGCGGGCGACTCCTTCGTCGTCCCCGAGGGCGTCGACGTCGACGTCCTGGCCGCCCCCGCCGGCGCCCCCTGGATGAAGATCAGCGAGTCCATCGACTACGTCCTGGCCGTGGCACCCCGCCGCGCGTTCCCCACGCACGAGATGGTGCTGTCCACGGCGGGCAAGACCATGTCGAACGGGCGCCTGCAGTGGGCGACCGAGCAGGGCGGCGGCGAGTTCCACGCGCTCGAGCCCGGCGACAGCCTCGACCTCTAG
- a CDS encoding Type 1 glutamine amidotransferase-like domain-containing protein, whose translation MSVHLVGGGLSDDDTPLLARFLSEATTRATAAARLEPARVAVVLVHDGLGAEEFDRYAAALRAAGACDPVAVLAPEGGSIEVAQLQDVDGIVVGGGLTPAYRQALEPVFGEIRRQVTAGVPYLGFSAGAAVAAETAIVGGWRIGDVEVVQEAASEELDEVTVEQGIGLIDVAVDVHAAQWGTLTRLIAATEAGLVEGGVAIDEGTVLIVGEGQLVVEGRGSVWSVIGSETGVTVSSAGAS comes from the coding sequence GTGAGTGTGCACCTGGTCGGAGGCGGCCTGTCGGATGACGACACCCCCCTCCTCGCGCGGTTCCTGTCCGAGGCGACGACGAGGGCGACCGCGGCCGCCCGGTTGGAGCCGGCCCGCGTCGCCGTGGTCCTCGTCCACGACGGCCTCGGCGCCGAGGAGTTCGACCGGTACGCCGCCGCGCTCCGTGCCGCGGGAGCGTGCGACCCGGTCGCCGTGCTCGCGCCCGAGGGCGGATCCATCGAGGTCGCGCAGCTGCAGGACGTCGACGGCATCGTCGTCGGCGGCGGCCTCACCCCCGCGTACCGTCAGGCGCTCGAGCCCGTCTTCGGCGAGATCCGCCGCCAGGTCACCGCGGGCGTCCCGTACCTCGGGTTCTCCGCCGGCGCGGCCGTCGCCGCCGAGACCGCCATCGTGGGCGGCTGGCGCATCGGCGACGTCGAGGTCGTGCAGGAGGCCGCGAGCGAGGAACTCGACGAGGTCACCGTCGAGCAGGGCATCGGCCTCATCGACGTCGCGGTCGACGTGCACGCCGCCCAGTGGGGCACCCTCACCCGGCTCATCGCCGCCACCGAGGCGGGCCTCGTCGAGGGCGGCGTCGCCATCGACGAGGGCACCGTGCTCATCGTGGGCGAGGGCCAGCTCGTCGTCGAGGGGCGCGGCAGCGTCTGGTCGGTCATCGGCTCGGAGACGGGCGTCACCGTCAGCTCCGCCGGCGCGTCCTGA
- a CDS encoding uracil-DNA glycosylase, with translation MALTLPELVERGLMDAGWAEALAPVADDIARMGEWLRAEVAAGRPYLPAGDRVLRAFQQPLADVRVLIVGQDPYPTPGHPVGLSFSVEPDVRPVPRSLVNIHRELRDDLGIPTPEHGDLTAWTRSGVLLLNRVLTVRPGAPASHRGKGWEAVTECAIRALAARGGPLVAILWGKDAGSLAPMLAPVPSITSVHPSPLSASRGFFGSTPFSRADALLAEQGADPVDWRL, from the coding sequence GTGGCGCTGACCCTGCCCGAGCTCGTCGAGCGCGGGCTCATGGACGCCGGCTGGGCCGAGGCGCTCGCGCCGGTCGCCGACGACATCGCGCGGATGGGGGAGTGGCTGCGCGCCGAGGTCGCCGCCGGCCGCCCCTACCTGCCCGCGGGCGACCGCGTGCTGCGCGCGTTCCAGCAGCCGCTCGCCGACGTGCGCGTGCTCATCGTCGGCCAGGACCCGTACCCCACCCCCGGCCACCCCGTCGGCCTGTCGTTCTCGGTCGAGCCGGACGTGCGGCCCGTGCCGCGGAGCCTCGTCAACATCCACCGCGAGCTGCGGGACGACCTGGGGATCCCGACGCCTGAGCACGGCGACCTCACCGCGTGGACCCGCAGCGGCGTGCTGCTGCTCAACCGCGTGCTCACCGTGCGGCCGGGCGCGCCCGCCTCCCACCGCGGCAAGGGCTGGGAGGCCGTGACCGAGTGCGCGATCCGGGCGCTCGCCGCGCGCGGCGGCCCGCTCGTCGCGATCCTCTGGGGTAAGGACGCGGGGTCGCTCGCGCCGATGCTCGCCCCCGTGCCGTCGATCACGTCCGTGCACCCGAGCCCGCTCTCGGCGTCGCGCGGGTTCTTCGGCTCGACGCCGTTCAGCCGGGCGGACGCGCTGCTCGCCGAGCAGGGCGCGGATCCCGTCGACTGGCGGCTCTGA